The following nucleotide sequence is from Candidatus Methanosuratincola sp..
TGATCTCAGAGGGCTTGGTCGTCGGGGTTCCGCCGAGGTAGTCTATGCGTTCGGCGATTTCCTCGTAGTGCTTCATCTCCTCAATTGAGATCTTCTCCAGGATTTCGGAAACTGTCTCGCTGAACATTCCCCGGCACATTATGTGCTGCCAAACGTACTGTATGGATACCTGTAGCTCCCTCGAAGCTGCCTCGTTTAGCAGGTCTAAAAGTTTCTGGCTTACCACAAAAATTCCTCCTTTTAATATAAACCTGCCCGTTCAGATAAAACTTTAGGTCATTTCCTGCCAAATCTAGATCATTTGCAGAATGAGGTTGATCGCCGCTCCCATCAGGAGAGCCACAGAAGAACGCGGGTAGGACGACCAAATCGCCCTCTTTCCCACGATCGCGACCAGTGGCGGAACCGCGGAGGCGCAGATGCCCGTCCCAGCCATTGTGAAGGCGATCGCATGCCCTACGGGAAGTGCGCTCGCCCCCAAGAGCGATGTACTCATCAGCGGTCGGAGGAGCGCCACCTCCTGGCCGTGGCACAGGTAGACGGGCAGCGCGATCATGGTCGCGACCACCAGTCCGGCGTAATCAGGGGAAAGCACCGTGGAGATCAAGGATGGAGGGGCGTACTTGGCAAAAATTGTGCTCGCGAGCATCCCAATGAATATCGGGCTGAGCATGGAGAGCAGGAGGTCCCAGCTGGCAATCACGAAGCTCTTTTCTTGGGTCTGCCTCACCCTTCCAGAGTTGGAGCAGCCGGAGCGTGAGTAGCTGCCCATTCGCCTTTTACGCCTGCGAACCATTCGACTAGGTACCCGGCGAGCGCCCCTAACCGACAACGTAACGGTGTGGTTCCCGTCTGAGAGGCGGGCACCATAATAGACTTTTCCAGATGAATAGACGAAGTTTCTGATTTTCATCGAGTCGACCTTCAGGGATATCGAAGTGGCTTCCAACCGGATATTGTCAGATACGGACGCCGAAACCCTGACTGTGGATCCGGCGAATCTCTGATCCACAGGTGAAACGCCGTATATTCTAGGCGGGGTCAAATCCACCCAGAAGGTGATCGAGTCCTCCAGAAAGGTAGCGTTCCCAGATCTCACCTGGAGGGTTGTGCGCTGCAGCCCTTCGGGAAGTACGGCGCTGTAATAGAACCGCTTCGACCTCCCCGACGGAGACCTGGAACGCGACCGGGATCCCATTTATCAGGATACTCACGTCGGAGTAGTTTATCGATGTGTCGTTCAGGAGAAGGAGATCACTACCTGACTGGAGTTTATCACTGAGGAGTTCAAGGGAGAAGAGGAGAGGACCGAAAAATTCGGCACCAGAGAACCGTTAGAAGGAGTGTCATTCGGTGTTCCTCCCGATGGTGAGCCGAGGAGGAGTAAACGAACACCGCAATCAGCGGTATGGCGATTAACGCAGTAATCGAGGCAGCGAGTCTCCATAACTTCATGTCGTGACCTTCAAAGGCTCTAGAACACCATATTTATTTAAGAATTACATTGAAATAGAAAGGTTTCTAAAACCCCAGGAATTCCCTCAAAACAATCAGCGTGATCAGCGAACCGATCGTTATCAAGACATTGTCATCGATAGGGTTGAATTCGAAGTGCTCGACAACTGATGCCACGACCGCGGCGATGAAGCCGGCAAGACCTGCATAGAAGTACCCGATCGGAATGCACACGGCAAGCATCGCCACGTTTCCGAGCCAGTGCTTCGTCCGCCTCCTGAAGAGAGCGTTTCTCACAACTCCGGTGATCGCGTCGCCGAAAGCCATGAACGAGGCGGTGATCACTCCGTATATGGGATCTCCAAAGATCAGCCAGGAGAATCCTATCGCGAACCCCCAAGCGATGGTGAAGTTGACCTCATACGCATTTTCCTTCATCTGGAACCAGTGGAGTATCTTTCCGCGTCTGTGCGGTATGTATATGACTATTGCAATGATCGCAACGAGGATCATCGGAATGGCTATGCCTGTGAAGAAAACGGGGAATAGCAGTGTCAGGACTCCTGCACCGAAGATGTGGATTATCTTCCTGTTGTAGTAAACCGAGATATTGTGCTCCACGTTCCTCGACCTGAGTTTTGCGTAGACCCATTTGGTCGAGTAGACCACAAACATCAGGTAGGCGAACATTGCGAGAGCGACGCCCAGTTCCCTCATCGGGTCAGCGTTGAAAAGAACCTCGAGATGGAGGCCGATCGACATTTTTGATCATCCTGATTTTTCTTGTGGTGGTAGTTTCTGATAGCTCTGAAGGGCGCCCACTAATAAGAGTTTTTGAAATAGGGATCTTGGAGCCTTTTATGGGGGGCGTGGGAGTCCGGCCGAGAGCGGACGGCGACTGTGCGATGGCGACGATGCGGTAGGAAGATGAGGAGGCAGAGCGGGCGAGTCGGCCACATCCGCGTTTGATCGATCGGGAACCAAAAGGATAATATGTAAAAACACGGTCAAATCAAACAGCCCGGTGGTGTAGCGGCCAAGCATGGCGGGCTTTGGCCCCGCCGACAGGAGTTCGAATCTCCTCCGGGCTACCATCCATGCATATTGATAAGCAAGTGAGTTCCATGAGGGGAAAGAGGGTTGTCGTCACAGGTGGCGCAGGATTCATAGGATCGAATCTTTCAGCGGAGCTGTGCAATGGCAATGAGGTGACGATTGTCGACGACTTTTCCACGGGCAAAGAGAGCAACATCAAGGACCTCGTTGGCGCTGGTAGTGCGAGCTTGCGGAGGGGCAGTGTCACAGACCTAGAGGCGATGAAGGCGGCTTTCAGGGGGGCGGACTACGTCTTCCACCTGGCTGCGATAACCTCGGTGCCGAGGTCGGTGTCCGAACCAATTAAAACAAATGATGTTGGCGTAACTGGTACTCTTACGGTGCTCGTCGCGGCTCGGGATTGCGGAGTCGAGAAGGTCGTGTTCGCCTCTTCTTCGTCCGTATACGGAGAGACGGCAACGCTGCCCAAGAGGGAGGAGATGGAGTGCAGACCGATGTCCCCTTACGCGGTCACGAAGCTAGCCGGCGAGCATTACTGCAGGGTATTCAACGAGCTATACGGTCTCAAGACGGTCGCCCTCAGATACTTCAACGTTTACGGACCGATGCAGGATCCGAGGTCCGAGTATGCGGCAGTGGTCCCCAAATTCATAGACTGCGCCCTGAAGGGGGAGGCGTTCCCTATTTACGGCGACGGGCTGCAGAGCAGGGATTTCATATTTGTGAAGGATGTGGTAAGGGCGAACTTGATGGCTGCGGAGTCGAAGGCTACTGGTGTCTACAACATAGGAGGGGGGAGGGGGACAACGGTAATTGACCTGGCGAAAACGATATCCGAAGTTCTTGGGTCGGAAATGAGGGCAATACACCTGCCCCCAAGACCAGGTGACGTTAGGGATTCATGGGCAGACATCTCGAAGGCAAGGCGGGACCTGGGCTTCGAGCCGGCTTTTACGTTAAGAGAAGGCATAGCCAAAACGGTCGGTTGGATTAGGATGCATAAGGGTCTTTTGGACTGACAAAAAGGCGTGGAACAAGCAATCAAGTTTTTGCGTCAAAAAGGTTGATTTACCGAAGGACTGGGAAGGCTAAAAAGTGGACTCTGCAGGGGTTTCATCGCCTGGGTCTCGGCCTCTTAGGAGGGGGAGGCGGGGGTGAAGATGGAGGTGCTGGCTGTGCGGGGGGCTTCTGGAGATCTCTTTTTCGCTTTATCATAAAGTAAGCGATCACTGCCAAAGTAGCGGCGAGCAAGATTGCCGCGAATGCGATGGTTCCAACCGGGACGGAGACAGGCGCGGGGACGAAAGAGACGGAGTATGTCACGCCTGAGTGCGGAGTCACGTCAGTTGCCTGGGCGCGACATTCAATCGAGGATGATCCGCTGGTGATCTCGAAGCCCGGGGCCGAAACCTCTGACGAGCCCATCGGCAGCTCGACCACCAAGACCAGGTTGCGCACGAGGTATTTGCACCAATACGGAAGGAAGTCTCCGCTCAGGACGGTCTTTCCGGCATGGCTCTCGAGTGCGCTTGCAGCCGGTAGCTCGTAGACCACAGTGAAGGAGGTCTTTTCGGTTGGCAGGAGTCTAGTCCTCAGGTTCACCGTTAGCTCGCTCCCATTCAGCGTGTACTCCATGTAACTGATCGAGTCGTAGACTTTCACCAGCGATGCGCCTTCCGGAAGCCTAAATGTGACCTTGTTGATTGTGGAGGTGTTCAGGTTCACCAGCCTTAGGGAGTCGTTTACAGTCACGGTGTTCTGTCCGACGCTGATCCTGTGCTCAAGTGCGCTTATCTCGATGAGTTCAAAGGTACCTGTGTATTTTATCGTTGCGTTGTAGGCAGCAGAAGGCCCCAACACGGCCGTCCCGATTAGAGCCTGCTTGCCGTCTATTGAGGAGGAGGTCAAATTTTCTGGTGTATCGACC
It contains:
- a CDS encoding ferritin-like domain-containing protein; translation: MVSQKLLDLLNEAASRELQVSIQYVWQHIMCRGMFSETVSEILEKISIEEMKHYEEIAERIDYLGGTPTTKPSEIKFGKNIKEMLEIDKKDEENAITLYKRIIEVAESEKDFVTKKLFEDILKAEEEHHYKFSTLLEAD
- a CDS encoding SDR family oxidoreductase, with amino-acid sequence MRGKRVVVTGGAGFIGSNLSAELCNGNEVTIVDDFSTGKESNIKDLVGAGSASLRRGSVTDLEAMKAAFRGADYVFHLAAITSVPRSVSEPIKTNDVGVTGTLTVLVAARDCGVEKVVFASSSSVYGETATLPKREEMECRPMSPYAVTKLAGEHYCRVFNELYGLKTVALRYFNVYGPMQDPRSEYAAVVPKFIDCALKGEAFPIYGDGLQSRDFIFVKDVVRANLMAAESKATGVYNIGGGRGTTVIDLAKTISEVLGSEMRAIHLPPRPGDVRDSWADISKARRDLGFEPAFTLREGIAKTVGWIRMHKGLLD